From a region of the Methylocystis hirsuta genome:
- a CDS encoding AsmA-like C-terminal region-containing protein has translation MTDRTGRKPSGAEVVVDRGRRAMQRACRAAWRPPSIWAPRRGLLRLLMFSGLAATLLCALTFGGFFLLLSQGSITFAWLAPRIVESLDELAGGRYEFSLGAAAIGNGDHGPTLSVDNFIVKKDGRPIVAAPRAELSLDLRSLLIGRIKLRRLEVLDLDLRLSVNPDGAVVISAGAQPVPAPAPAIAPGAPANGAGSKRVTLLRDAAGALRGLMDFATSPNSPIAALDRLGVAHGRLTIDDRTIDRAIRYEDVTLSLDKGGAGMRFSAAANGPSGRWTAVAVAKGAPGGRRDFHAQFRNFSIDEISLAGGFRTTRFDTDAPLSFDLRFALGPGDEVLEASGQMEIGRGYFRFDEPDHEPVMIEKIAGVAVWDRAARKVAIAPLVFKAGGFDMTVVGDARPPEGARTIADAASLDGPWTIALRLKAPTVVTPERAGEKNVRIDHGLLNARLFRNERQIVFDKFAFDGPDANIDLTGAVSWRDDIRVILKMGIEETQIRALARLWPTHVAPSVRTWFVDHVPVGVLKRAQYAADFDGAALNAMRYEQAPPDRSLFAEGDIVDATVSDILPGMAPLAGINGRLRITGQTASFDATSGAMETGPGRRLALSSGRFLVADSALRPTPAMVEVTVGGDVEAVSDLLALPAIADYASVPVEAGALKGTIEGRLRVDFETGANARDAATTFAIDATTSNLVIDKLIGREKLDSGALHIVADRAGLRVSGAGRIFGAPATLDVRRGFGDKGPAQAQVAFTFDDAARQRAGYAIAGVSGPILATIRTPIPVESVDTQIDLDLTRTNFDNPLPGLVKPAGKPAKSSFTLTRHGEAMSLEQFVFDAGPTQAQGVIEFGREGAFRAARLAQARLSPGDDMRVEVQRSGELVKIVARGANFDARPIMQGLLRADRGKGSVDDLDLDFKSPIVTGYGKQILTNVELKLERRGGKPRGVALKGFFGREQLTVGMGRGQDNQSQLEISTNDGGSLLSFFDVYRKMDSGVLTATVQLSQNRADGALRIRDFFVRGEPTVRQLMAQSGTARPDDRGNYRFDPDLVRVGRLESDFSWSGGQLTVRDGVLSGPEIGLTFDGYIDFPRERLDLVGSYVPAYALNNLLSNIPVVGVVLAGGQHEGVFALSYRLYGALSSPSISVNPLSAIAPGLMRKIMGVIDGTARMPQER, from the coding sequence TTGACCGACAGGACGGGGCGCAAGCCTAGCGGCGCCGAAGTCGTCGTCGATAGGGGGCGGCGCGCGATGCAGCGAGCCTGCCGCGCGGCGTGGCGACCGCCTTCAATTTGGGCGCCGCGCCGCGGGCTTCTCCGCCTGCTCATGTTCAGCGGACTTGCCGCAACGCTGCTGTGCGCGCTGACGTTCGGCGGCTTCTTCCTGTTGCTGTCGCAGGGCTCCATCACCTTTGCTTGGCTCGCGCCGCGCATCGTCGAATCGCTCGACGAACTCGCGGGCGGCCGGTACGAATTTTCGCTGGGCGCCGCCGCGATCGGCAATGGCGACCACGGCCCGACGCTGTCCGTCGATAATTTCATTGTCAAGAAAGATGGTCGTCCCATCGTCGCGGCGCCGCGCGCGGAACTGTCGCTCGACCTTCGCTCGCTGTTGATCGGCCGCATAAAGCTGCGCCGGCTCGAGGTTCTCGATCTGGACTTGCGCCTGTCGGTCAACCCGGACGGCGCCGTCGTGATTTCAGCCGGCGCGCAACCCGTTCCTGCGCCGGCGCCAGCGATTGCGCCCGGCGCGCCGGCGAACGGCGCCGGGTCGAAGCGCGTGACTCTGCTGCGCGACGCGGCGGGGGCCCTGCGCGGGCTCATGGACTTCGCCACGAGCCCGAACAGTCCCATCGCCGCGCTCGATCGTCTCGGCGTGGCGCATGGACGGCTCACCATCGACGACCGCACGATCGATCGCGCCATCCGCTATGAAGACGTGACGCTCAGCCTCGACAAGGGCGGGGCCGGCATGCGCTTCTCCGCAGCGGCCAACGGCCCCTCAGGGCGTTGGACGGCCGTCGCCGTCGCGAAGGGCGCGCCGGGGGGACGGCGCGATTTCCACGCGCAGTTTCGCAATTTTTCGATCGACGAGATTTCGCTTGCCGGCGGCTTCCGCACGACCCGCTTCGACACCGACGCGCCGCTCTCCTTTGACCTGAGATTCGCGCTCGGTCCGGGCGACGAGGTTCTCGAAGCGTCGGGTCAAATGGAGATCGGCCGGGGCTATTTCCGCTTCGACGAGCCGGATCACGAGCCGGTGATGATCGAAAAGATCGCCGGCGTCGCGGTTTGGGACAGGGCCGCGCGCAAGGTCGCAATCGCGCCGCTTGTGTTCAAGGCCGGCGGTTTCGACATGACCGTCGTTGGCGACGCGCGCCCGCCCGAGGGGGCGAGAACCATTGCCGATGCGGCGAGCCTGGATGGGCCATGGACGATCGCGCTGCGCCTGAAAGCGCCAACCGTGGTCACGCCTGAGCGCGCGGGAGAGAAAAATGTCCGCATTGACCACGGACTGCTCAATGCGCGCCTGTTTCGCAACGAACGCCAGATCGTCTTCGACAAATTCGCCTTTGACGGTCCTGATGCGAACATCGACCTCACCGGCGCAGTGAGTTGGCGCGACGACATCCGCGTCATACTCAAGATGGGCATCGAGGAGACGCAGATACGCGCGCTCGCGCGCCTGTGGCCGACCCATGTCGCGCCGTCCGTGCGCACCTGGTTCGTCGATCATGTGCCGGTCGGCGTCTTGAAGCGCGCGCAATATGCAGCCGACTTCGATGGCGCGGCGCTGAACGCGATGCGTTACGAGCAGGCGCCGCCGGATCGTTCGCTGTTCGCCGAGGGCGACATCGTCGACGCGACAGTCTCCGACATCCTGCCGGGCATGGCGCCGCTTGCCGGCATCAACGGGCGACTGCGGATCACCGGACAGACGGCGTCTTTCGACGCGACCTCAGGCGCCATGGAGACCGGGCCCGGCCGGCGCCTGGCGCTGTCGTCCGGCCGCTTCCTGGTCGCCGACAGCGCGCTGCGCCCGACGCCCGCGATGGTCGAGGTCACTGTTGGCGGCGACGTCGAAGCCGTCTCTGACCTGCTTGCATTGCCGGCAATCGCCGACTACGCGTCTGTCCCCGTCGAAGCCGGCGCGCTGAAAGGAACCATCGAAGGTCGGCTGCGCGTCGATTTCGAGACAGGCGCGAACGCGCGCGACGCGGCGACGACTTTCGCCATCGACGCGACGACGTCGAACCTCGTGATCGATAAGCTGATCGGCCGGGAGAAGCTCGATAGCGGCGCGCTGCATATCGTCGCTGACCGGGCCGGACTGCGCGTGAGCGGAGCCGGCCGAATCTTTGGCGCGCCGGCGACCCTCGACGTGCGCCGCGGCTTTGGCGACAAGGGCCCCGCGCAGGCGCAGGTCGCGTTCACTTTTGACGATGCGGCGCGCCAGCGCGCCGGCTACGCCATCGCCGGCGTCAGCGGCCCGATTCTGGCGACGATACGCACGCCGATCCCCGTTGAGAGCGTCGACACGCAGATCGATCTCGATCTCACCCGGACGAATTTCGACAATCCGCTCCCTGGCCTGGTGAAGCCGGCAGGAAAGCCGGCAAAGTCTTCGTTCACGCTGACGCGCCACGGCGAGGCGATGTCGCTCGAACAATTCGTGTTCGACGCGGGCCCGACGCAAGCGCAGGGCGTCATCGAATTCGGCAGAGAGGGCGCATTTCGCGCGGCCCGACTCGCGCAGGCGCGGCTCTCGCCCGGAGACGACATGCGCGTCGAGGTGCAGCGTAGCGGCGAGCTCGTGAAGATCGTCGCGCGGGGCGCGAATTTCGACGCCCGTCCGATCATGCAGGGATTGCTGCGCGCCGACCGCGGCAAGGGCAGCGTCGACGACCTCGATCTCGACTTCAAATCGCCGATCGTCACCGGCTACGGAAAGCAAATTCTCACAAACGTCGAACTGAAATTGGAGCGTCGCGGCGGCAAGCCCCGCGGGGTGGCGCTTAAAGGCTTCTTCGGCCGCGAGCAGCTCACGGTGGGCATGGGGCGCGGTCAGGATAACCAGTCACAACTTGAAATTTCGACAAACGACGGCGGCTCGCTGCTCTCCTTCTTTGACGTCTATCGGAAGATGGACAGCGGCGTCCTGACCGCGACTGTACAGCTTAGTCAAAACCGCGCCGATGGCGCTTTGCGCATTCGCGACTTCTTCGTGCGCGGCGAACCGACCGTGCGCCAGCTGATGGCGCAAAGCGGAACGGCGCGCCCGGACGATCGCGGCAATTACCGCTTCGATCCCGACCTCGTTCGCGTCGGGAGATTGGAGAGCGACTTCAGCTGGTCGGGCGGACAGCTTACCGTGCGCGATGGCGTGCTGTCGGGTCCCGAGATCGGCCTCACCTTCGACGGCTACATCGACTTCCCGCGCGAGCGGCTGGACCTCGTGGGCTCATATGTGCCCGCCTATGCGTTGAACAATCTGTTGTCGAACATTCCGGTGGTCGGCGTCGTGCTCGCCGGCGGACAGCATGAAGGCGTATTTGCGCTGAGCTATCGTCTCTACGGGGCGCTCTCATCGCCCTCGATCAGCGTCAATCCGCTCTCGGCGATCGCTCCCGGCTTGATGCGCAAGATCATGGGCGTCATCGACGGCACGGCGCGTATGCCGCAGGAGCGGTAG